The nucleotide sequence TATAGATGATTTGAATAGTACTATTGCCAATCTACAAGTCTTCTATAGATGATCTGGGAGCCACAGCCTTTGCTATGTGAAACAGATCTAGCCAAATagagcaaataaaaattgataccTCATGCCGAAAGACCAATCCAATGCCTAAAATTGACTTTCAACTCTGGATagattagaaaaaagaaaaaaaatttatgcccCCGACCAGTATACTTATAGTGCTATATCTAATCTGTACTTCTTAAGCTAGATCCAAATAAAAGCTATGGTAAAAGGAGACAGGAATGGAAAAGGACTGGTTTGGACAAGTTTATTCTGTATTTGAGGTCGAATAATTCCTGGGTTAAACCACCCCTTTGCTTCTAGTTGACCAACAGTTAACTTTAACATAAGGCGTTAAGTATGCTGCATCAATCATTTGTATGAcagaaaatattgaaaaacaGATAAATGGACTAAATAACATTAAAAcctttaaaaatgaaaaaaattgtaAACTACTAGTATGTGTTAGACAAAAAAATTGGACATTGAAATACCAAaaagtacccaaaaaaaaaactaaagcagGATATGCGAATGCTGTAGACATTAGCCAACTGCCAGTACCAATGTATATAAAATTACCTTTACATGTATATTAAAATGGAAACAGCATAAATAGTAAGGATTTATAACCACAGTGTTTAGCAGACCATACTCACACATACCTTTTGAACCCGTGCAGTCAACCTTGTCATGGCACTCTTCAATTTACGAACCCTGTCCAAGTTACGACTACTTATCTGCATGTTAAGCGATTTACAAAGAAAAAGGATTCTTCTTAAGTTGAAAAGAAGAATTGACCCAAAAAAGCTAGAAGCCAAACAATCAGAAAACCACTCAAAGGATTAACTATTCGATGATCAAATATTGGACCAAAAGAAGggaaaatatatgtatacattgtCTTAAGTTCAAATGTAATAAACACCATGAACATGAAGAGCTAGTTCCCTAGTTCAGGACTCCAAAATAACCTAAGAGCAAGAAGCCCTATTAAAACAACTCCGAGAAATATGAATGTGATTACAAGTATCAGATAAATATAAGAAACCAAAATATGTTTATGAATATCCAACATCATTATAGAACAAATAAGGAAAAACTCTTCGTCTAAGGTTCACAATCTCTGATGATGGTGCAGCCCAATTGCATCGGATATCTTGACATCGAGTGAGTATGCTAAGACTAAAGGGCAAGCAGAAGAACTACTGTCCAATAAATGCTGTCTTCTAGTGAGTAATCTTCACAATCTCTGGTCTctctgactctctctctctctctctaagacTAAAGGGCAAGCAGAAGAACTACTGATAAATGCTGTCTTCTGGTGAGTAATCTTCACAATCTCTGGTCTCTCTCTCTAAGACTAAAGGGCAAACAGAAGAACTACTGTCCAATAAATGCTGTCTTCCAGtgttctccctctccctctctctcgctAAGACCAAAGGCAAGCAGAAGAACTCCTTTCCAATAATTGGAGTCTTCCAATGCTCTCCCGCTCCTTCCCCCCCATTCAAGACATGAACTTTCAAGCTATGAAATCTGTTTACACCAATCTGGACATATCACCAATGACATATCTATTATATAATCAGCCACATCCAAAAGTTTCTTGCCCATTTGCAATGAACCACATGATGACCAACTAAGGGACTCACATTCTTCCCTAGTACGGAAACAGTTATCCATTACAGcaatatttcttttttgaagATTTTCACATGGCCACATGGGTTTCAAGGAAAAAAGTTAGTGTCGATAAGTACCAAGTTGTTATAGCCACTCACTGCAATGCTGACTATAGCAGCTCAAAATCGCAGTCAAGCTATAGTTGTAGTACGATTTTAAGTTTGTTACCATCTATCATGGGTAACAACTAAACATTTCATCTCTCGTAGGGCTCAGTGAAGATATTTCTTACAATTCAGTAAGAAAAAAGTTGCACTAGAAAAGCAAAGTTTTGACTGCAAACTCGGTTCGTCTGCTCTATCATTCATATTCTTAAGTACGTCGGCTTTACCATATTACTTCTTCATGCACTTAGATCTTTAGGTTCAGAATCTGATCTTACAAATCAACATCCTAACCGTAAAACCCGTTATTCAAAGCCAAACCATCCACAACCACCAATCGAGCCTCCTCAAATCAAAACCACAAAGATCCCCAATCTCGTCTCAGATTATGGTAAACAATACctatattaaacaaaaaaaaaaccttgaaaaacttattttaAGCTCCAACTCCAAACCTCTACACTAATTTTAAACAATACAAGCCTGACCTCAATATACAAAATATagagtttaaaaaaaatcgaCTTAGCCAACACCAAATACTATATTAGAAAACACCTTTGCCACCGTCCTAAGACACCAGATCTATTCACTCTTACAGTCTACCAAATCACTTTGAACTAGTTAGGGTCTCGTCTAATGTCAAGGGTCTAATGTCAAGGCATGTATTGGATCTTTATATCAGACCCAGTTACCTCAGTAGAACTTCACCGTTCTGGATATAGAAACAGTAAATATATTGAGTAAGGGCTCTTGAACTCAAGTTCTAACCGATTTTTATGGGAGACTAGTTGAAATTTTCATCTTCCAAGAGTTTGGATAATCAATAGTCAACATTTTACCTTGATTACCCATTAGACATATCATGTCGAAACTTCTAGGGAAAAGATACATGAATTGGTCATAACAGTGATCATTTTGATAGAACAAGGCACCCATCTCAAAGCTACTTCATGCCAAAGATTGTTCATTTATAATCCAATCTCATTTGTCCACACCACAATTTCCACCTCCATACAACAGTATGTGGATACAACTCCCAAAAACTTCAAGTAAACTACCTTTCCTAAGCCTAAGTTTACCAGGCTAATCAACTAGTGCAACAACAATTCCCTAAGGATTTCACCAAGAGCATGTCCATTCACATCATTGACTAAATACTCTACTTGCCTGTATGCAAGGCAAATATCAATATGAAGTAAATTAcaacacatcaacaatcaaataaacaaggCTTCGGCAGTGATGGCAAGTCTAGAAAGGGCAGATATATGCAATCATAAAGCCACATGGGAAAGGGATGTTGTTTTTGAACTTGTGACATCTAGGCTGTGATGAAGCTACTTCACCAAAACAACAATAGAACCAAAAAGATGCAAAAATACTGTCGCACTGGAGTTTGATATTTGAAAGTCTAAAAATACTAGAAATGTTTCACTAATGTCAGCAAGGTATCCACCCAAGTTGAAGGAAAGAATCAATATGTAACATATAATCTTCAAAAATCAATGCCAGGATTTGAGCTTTCAATGTAATAATCTACAAAACCATAAGGCAGACCATCTTCAAGGAGGTGTAGAGGAATCAATCAAATGGTTTGACTTGAAAGGCAGTAGCAAGAAAGAGATATGTCAATCACAGTGAAACACAATTACTTACCTTGGAGGTAAGCTCATCTAAAGCAGGATATGCAGCAGTTTCTAATTCCGTTGTACGTGCAGCTAGAAAACTACATATAGCTTCCAATGCTACCTCCAAGGCTCGAAATTCAAAGGGAGATTCTGCAAATACATATCTACATCATTCCACTACAGTagaaaaatataacaaaaagaaagaataactAGTCTTAATTGGtcatatttgaaaattaaacaaataatgCATATTGGTCACATGAATTGACTCGCATTTGACCTGTAGAATCAATCTGACATACCATCCTCTTCACCAACTTCAACATCATTCTGCCCACCAAGGTTCTCTTTTTTGGAGTTTGCAGTAACGGGAGGCAGTCGTCTTCGGAGTTCTTGAACAACAGGGACAACGTTTTCATCCAGCGGATCCCGAAGCAGCACCTTTTCAGTAACATATATATAGCAATCACATGGAAGTCCCACAAGTTTTTTTCTAAATGGAGAAATTAAGGACTGGAAAaaagttgttttcattttaagcAGGGTCAAATTGGTTGTAAATTTGCTTTTGAGTTTCCTTACCATTTTTATGCGTTAGGTTAAAAGAGCGCAAATTAATAAAAGAGTTGGTTGCCTTTATTGACGAATATACGTAATAGAGTGGGCTATTCAGATTATGTACAAGACGCATGGTTGAAGAGAAATACCAAGAAAGTACTTGAGCAACTCATCCTAAAAATAAAGGTAACAAAATTGATTTATTCATTGATATTTCTGCAAACCATTATTACATGTGCATAGACAGTAGGAGGGGAATTGCACACAGCAACAATAATATTTCCATGTCTAAATTCCTCATTTGGCTGGAATTGCAAACATCAATCGTCACTTCTTATTTCTTTGCTTAGAATGGAAAATCCACAATGATggaaaaaacaaaccaataCCTATAATCTATTTCGTCAATGAACAACCAAATTACAACAacttcaaataaaataatattgtggAAATTAATTAGGTTTCGTTTCAGTCAAATCAAACTCGCTCAGATAAGTAGCATAAAGctagaaaagaaaaggcaatcaAGTAGAATGAGACACACCTCCTCAGCAGTTATGATCGCCTTTATATGCTGCAGCCCATAATTCAAACGCGGGTTATACACTGTACcacaatcaacaacaaaaaaaccaaCAAGAATTTAGGATAAGCATACGAAAGGAGTAACCTCAAGATTCAAGACGATGGCGCCATCACGGCCGAGAATGGTGGAGGGGTAGGAGAGGAGGGGGTCGAGGATGCGGAGATCGCGGGCATGGATGAGGACGTGTTGCATGATGTATTGCTTGTCCCACTCTTTCGTGATCTCGTTCCCCGTACTGTCGAGAACCATCCAACTCGTCTTCTTCTTGACCGTCGCCGCCGCCGCCATTCCTCCACCACCGGTCGACAGCTCCGCCGGCACAACATATCCGTCCTTTGCCATCCTCCCCCCTCAGGATTTCTCACATCTTACTATGTTTTCTTTAAGAAGAAAGGCATTTGTGGAGCGTATGTATATAAGGCCCCGAATCAGATCCCATGCGTTTTAAAAAGCAACTTCCGTGCTTAAACTGGAGAAGGCGCAATTGTGGggttccccttttttctttatttattcattatttttctttttttgtttcttttgtagtcaatttcattttttttattttttttgaaaaggattGAAAACTGCATTTTATTCCAAAATAATAAACATTAATTCTAGCAACACTTGAGCAGTATAAGAATTTACGCGCCAAACAATACCGAACTATATTAGGAAATTAGAAACACCAAATTATACCCGACTATAAACTACCACCGACCGTATTATAAGAATTAATTAAGAGTGTTTAGTAGTATTATTTTTatgacaagtaaaaaaaaaacttatgtaAATTATAAGTACTTATTAAATCGTTCCTCCCTCTTAAAATATCTTAACAAGTGTCAATTTTTAATGTGAAAATTTGAACTTAGATCCCTAAATTAAAAGATTTTATTGATTTCTAAATTCCAACCAACCCAACTCGGCcgaataatttatttatttttaatacgTAGTCAACTACTCACTAAAGGTATGTGCATTGGATATCTTAACAAGTGTTGAGTTTTTAATGTGAAAAATTGAACTTAGATCCCTAAATTAAAAGATTTTATTGATTTTCAAGTTCCAACCAACCCAACTCGGCcgaataatttatttatttttaatacatAGTCAACTACTCAATAAAGGTATGTGCATTGGATAGATTGATGGGTTCAACACAATAACTTGTTAGCAAGCTTACAAATAAGCACATGATCGTTTAATATACGAGCCAGGTATAGTCGAACTCAAACGGACTATGTAATGTACTTTATCTGTTGGGTTACGGGCGGGTAGAGGTTTCCATTGTATCAATCTACCCTTGTGTGATTCCTGTTGAAGCATATACTCGGGGGTGGATGCAGGGCGGACGATTTCAAAGTGGACTCCCCATTCATTAGATAGAGAAGATCACCAAGATTTCGTGATCCGCTGCCGAACTTATTCAAATTCCAAGATCTCGGATCGAATCGATATTAATATACCGACTCGATCCGAGATCTCTTATTGAATTGCTCATTCAACTAGCATTCTCAATATTATGCCTTGAAGAGGACTCGAACCTCCATGCTCTTTAGCACGAGATTTTGAGTCTCGCGTGTCTACCATTTATACGAGCCAGGTATAGTCGAACTCATGACCTCCAAAGAGGGAATACTCCCTCTTAACCATTAGACTAAGAGTTAGTTTTGTGTTTGGAATTTAACGATGAACCAAGATTAATAGAACTTTCCCTTCCCTAAATCTATgaagtccaaactccaaacacactcttttaAGGCGGAGGAAACCCGATGATGAAAGTACATGAGAGAACCGAACAATGCACACACAATAACCAAACATGTACACACAAAAGTATTGAATCCAGACAAGGAATTATTTAtgaatttcttcttctctcccccCCCACCAGCCCCTTTAACACTTTCGGGACAAAGGTGATATCAAGGCACCGAATGagttttttttatacatatattttatgaATGATCGATCAATTTAATTGCAAAGTAAATGTGATATCAATCCAACAATATAACAATGTATCGTTTTCATGTGTAAGCACTACGTTCATAAATGGAGTTGTTGGAGTCGATCTAAATATTTTAAGGTAAAAGAAATGCAAAATTTATAAAGAAAtaaacagacaaaaaaaaacataagaaaCTAGGGATCAAACTTTTCTTTGAAAATGATTTCTTCCAGTACTCAAAGTTCCCACGCATGTGACAATCTATATACAAACATTTGAAATCTGAAACGTTTGGAGTTTATACATCGCGTCCATGTGGTGGGTACATCCAACAAGCGCCAGAAAAGAATATTGATCAAGCCGATATTACGCGGAGCAAGATATGCAATTGTGATGCAGAGGTTTACCAAGGTGACCATTCAGCTGCCCGGATATTCTCTCTTCAGAATTAGTTGCTGCGTAGTAGTTCACATTTGGATCACTGTATATCATACCTGATATGGGAGTGGCACAAGTTatagaaatgaaaaagaaaaagcgaAAGTTACTCTATATGTGTTTATGGTGGCtactatatataaaagaaaaggggTACTCACAAATCACAATGCATCCTAAAAAATGCAAAGTGAAATTATTCAGCAACCCAAACTGAACCTTTAAGTCATATTCGTGCCTGAGCCAGAAGGTCAACAATGAGGAAAATAACTAACAGCATGttccaagagaaaaaaaaatgttgaattTCGTATACTACTAGCCGGAAAGCAAACTAAAGATCAGTAAGAACGAAGCAAGGTAATATGTAAGATTACTTGCTACTGCTGTGTTATACATGGTTAATCGACATAAGTATGTTCAAGTCCTTAGCTAGTTAAAAATTCGGAGAAAGTAATATGTAAGATTACTTGCAACTGCTATGTTATACATGGTTAATCGACATGAGTATGCTCAAGTCCTCTGCTAGCTA is from Tripterygium wilfordii isolate XIE 37 chromosome 14, ASM1340144v1, whole genome shotgun sequence and encodes:
- the LOC120015158 gene encoding magnesium transporter MRS2-I-like, which gives rise to MAKDGYVVPAELSTGGGGMAAAATVKKKTSWMVLDSTGNEITKEWDKQYIMQHVLIHARDLRILDPLLSYPSTILGRDGAIVLNLEHIKAIITAEEVLLRDPLDENVVPVVQELRRRLPPVTANSKKENLGGQNDVEVGEEDESPFEFRALEVALEAICSFLAARTTELETAAYPALDELTSKISSRNLDRVRKLKSAMTRLTARVQKVRDELEQLLDDDDDMADLYLSRKLAGASSPVSGSGGANWFPASPTIGSKISRASRVSMATVRGDENDVEELEMLLEAYFMQIDGTLNRLTTLREYIDDTEDYINIQLDSHRNQLIQLELFLSSGTVCLSIYALVTSIFGMNIPYTWNQNYGYMFKWVVITAGVGCALLFAVIVAYARRKGLVGS